One stretch of Cololabis saira isolate AMF1-May2022 unplaced genomic scaffold, fColSai1.1 scf226, whole genome shotgun sequence DNA includes these proteins:
- the LOC133439717 gene encoding alpha-taxilin-like: protein MQTLNTLSTPEEKLGGLCTMYAELLEENRNTQKQMKVLQNQLVQEKDNLRNEHSKAILARSKLESLCRELQRHNRTLKEEGIQRTRLEEEKRKEVTSHFQVTLNDIQTQMEQHDERNASLRQENADLAEKLKKLYEQYKLREEHIDKVVKHKDLQQQLVDAKLHQAQELLKESEERHEREKDFLLKEAVESQMMCELKLQSTCWSPLLRGEV from the coding sequence ATGCAGACCCTCAACACACTGAGCACCCCCGAGGAAAAGCTTGGAGGCCTTTGCACGATGTACGCCGAACTGTTGGAAGAGAACCGTAACACTCAGAAGCAGATGAAGGTGCTGCAGAACCAGCTGGTCCAGGAGAAAGACAACCTGAGGAACGAGCACAGCAAGGCCATCCTGGCCCGCAGCAAGCTGGAAAGCCTCTGCAGGGAGCTGCAAAGACACAACCGGACACTCAAGGAGGAAGGAATCCAAAGAACgcggctggaggaggagaagaggaaggaGGTGACTTCTCATTTCCAGGTGACGCTGAACGACATCCAGACTCAGATGGAGCAGCACGACGAGAGAAACGCCAGCCTTCGACAAGAGAACGCAGACCTGGCAGAAAAACTCAAGAAACTCTACGAACAGTACAAACTGCGCGAGGAGCACATCGACAAAGTGGTGAAGCACAAAGACCTGCAGCAACAGCTGGTGGATGCAAAGCTGCATCAGGCAcaggagctgctgaaggagTCGGAGGAGCGGCACGAGAGAGAGAAAGACTTTCTGCTAAAGGAAGCCGTAGAGTCTCAAATGATGTGTGAGCTGAAGTTACAGAGTACCTGTTGGTCTCCTCTCTTAAGGGGGGAGGTGTGA